The DNA sequence CTGTAGACAACTgcattttactcttttttttttgtttttttgtactttttaataattaaataattctttttaaaaaacaaataattatataataatctaatttattaattaaataatataataacaaaGAATATactttttagtgtaatttttagtgttgtatttggaattggaaaaaaatttagtattatAATAGTATCCTTTTAGTGTTGATTTAACATTAAATTTGGATTTCTCCATTGGAGTTGCCCTAAGGCCATCTTCAATGGGACTTTAAAAACCCAAATATGATGTAATTTTTTCACCAAAAGCCTCCAACCCAACACTAAAAGTAAACTTATTTTGGTGGGAGTCTACAGTGTCCCACTAATAATAGTGGGCACTGTAGACAACTGCATTTtacttttttctgttttttttttgtactttttaataattaaataatcctttttaaaaaacaaataattatataataatctattttattaattaaataatataataataaagaatatactttttagtgtaatttttagtgttgtggTTGGAATTGGAAAAAAATTTAGTGTTGAAATAGTATCCTTTTAGTGTTGATTTAACATTAAATTTGGGTTTCTGCATTGGAGTTGCCCTAAAGCACTCTCTCAAAATCAAAAATGGCGgaaaaaattatcttttttataGACTAGGTTCTGTGACTACTGATCTAGCGCAGAGTCCTAATGAATTATGTTGTAACTGAAGTTGTTGTAACTGTCTATTCTTTGATCTTGATCTTGGATTTATGTTATAAGTTGTAGTTGTAAGTAGTGGGTAAAGTTGTAATTTTGGAACCCAATGAATAGTATTTTGATGCTTAGGCTATATAAAGGAAACTATTCCAACAATATTTTTATACCTTAGAAAAGTGGGAGTCTAGCTAACATATAGTGATAACCTAAATCAGACCCTGTAAACTTCAACAAATCTAGCAGCAAAATAGATTTGCTAATTTACTtcgtttattattattttcagcaTTACAACTAACTCATAGGTCAATCTTTAATGTTATCTTACTAGCAACGAGAATAACTTTCCCTTCCTAATTCTTTAGAATAAACAATGAAGAGTCTTGACAGCCTGCAATGCACAAAGTGATCAAAACGATGAGTCACATTTGCTTAAGTTAATTAAGAAAGGTAAACTAATATTACTTATGAgaacactaaaataaaaagttaaatgAAATTACACAATCTTCTGGTAATAAGAAAAGACAAATGATTACTGTTCAGTATGAAAGAAAGGGGAGACAATATTCAAATTCATACAATAACCTAAAAAGGGATTACTTCATGGCGATGGAAGAACAAGCTAGTTGGACCGGCATTAGGAAGCAAAGCTAAGCTCACTACGCTTTGAGAAGCTTCTTCAACTGTCAGCACCCCAGAATTGCAATTTATGTCTGTCTTGACATAACCAGGACATATACAATTGACGCAGAAGTTGGGATACTTTTTGGCCACTATTCTTGTGTAAGCATTCAAACAAGCTTTCGAGACTACGTATGAAGAAAAACAAGTTGGCCAACCTTTGCTCTCTAGAGAATCTTCTTTGCAATCTTTTGTAAACTGGCTCAACACTTGATCAATTTTATCCTCAGTAAGGTTTTCAACATCGCTAAGCACCCCTTTGGCCCATTCATTTGGTATAAACTGAAACAAATCCAGGAATCGTGTTACATGTAAGTCATTATTTCCATTTTGTTTGTTTAAGAAAATCTCTTTCACTGTTTTCACTAATAACCAAATGTTTCACAAGCTTTTATGCTGTGCTAAAATGTTGGTTAACTTGAAATTTGTGTTGAAAGAAATATTGTTGTTCTTACCGTTAACTTTCCGACATAGGAAGAAACATTCACAATCCTGGGTGAATCAGATAGCTGGAGGAGAGGAAGAAGTGCTTCTGTCACTGCTTTGGCACCATAGAAATTGGTTTTGACACATTCCGTAGTTAATTCATAAGTTTCTGTCATAAGTTTACTCCAACTTTTAATATCTGCCCCTATCTGCATTAAACATTAAAAAACAGTGAACCCTTTGAAATAATGAAATAAGATACTATACGTTACTTTAATTGTTCTCCAAATGTTGATTGAGGCCAAAATCACATGTTGGTGTGCTTTATGACAGTATGTAATTCAAAGTTcaagtaatttatttttattttgataaaagttCAGACATAATTTATGTTTATTTCTATTGTAATTCCTTCCTTCTACAAACATTAAACTATAAGAAAGTTTATTAAGCTCTTTATTTTTCAACCTCTAGAATAAGTAGAGAAAGTAATATATGAAAAGCATGGCCCTATAAAATTAGCAACTGATCACATATATTGAAATTGAACCTTTTTGCAAAGAGATTAACCATCTATGTGACCATGTACCTTTTCTACATCGGAAGCATGAAAAGCTTCAGGGTTTAGTTTGCCTCCAGGTAACCCTGCATTGTTTACCAAAATATCAAGTTTTCCAAATTTTGTTTTGACAAAATCAGTAAGAGCAGAAATGGAAGAAGGGTCAGTCACATCAAGCTGATGGAAAACGACTAGTTGAGAGAGGCCAGCCTCTGCTAATTTTTCAACAGCCTCAACACCCCTTTTCTCATCTCTAGCAGTCAACACCACCACTATCCCATTTGAAGTCAACTCTTTCACTGTCCCAAATCCAATTCCTTTGTTGGAACCTGTGACTACTGCATATCTGATCAAAGGGAAGAAAAGGAATTAACTACTCTGGTCAGGGGATTTTAGGAAAATGTAAAGGATCGTGAAATTAAATGTCTAGCCATTAACAACCTCTTTTGTTCTGCTTCTTCCATTGTGCCTATGTTCTTGTCAAAAGATTGCTCTACTACTGATTCAATCCACCTACTTTCAAACCTTTTTTTATATAAGCAAAATGAATACTTTGTTATAGTATTACTACTTTTTGTCATCTTTTGTAGACCGTTGCATTTTCGTTTTCATCAATATGTAAGCAATGAGGTCATAACCCCAATCAACACCGTTCCATTTTCATATTCCATAACCTAACTTCAGCATATCTGGCAGCAAAATAGATTTACTGTATactaaagtttttatttttcattttttttactagTTCCTAGTCACTACCAATCTCTTTTGTACTGCTTCTGCCATTATGCCGGTGCCTTTCTCAGAAGATTGTTCTCAATTACCTCAGATCCTAGTTCCTTCATGGCCcttgttattattataatattattttgttaattgatCTATTTGCATCTTGACATAATTTTCAAAGATTTGTCTTTTTCGGTAGTTGTAAGCAGTAGGGAAAACTCCAGCCTGTCTGACAGCGTAGTGTCTATGTTAGATTCGCCTATTAAACTATATATTGCATTCTATTTTATAGCAAACAGTTAATGTTTGATCTgctatatgattataatatctcatataaaatttaatttgtagCAAAGTTCCAACATCAATCTGTTGCAAGCTCATTACATCTAATGAAACATGTAATAAAACATTTGAATTGTTGTTCTCTTTTACATACAACTAAACATAGAGAATACAATGATTACTAATTAATAGTAAACTAGATAAGCATAATCAAAGTTCCACTGTTTTTCATTGTTTTTAGTGTCTCCAATCAAAAAGACGAAACCTGTGACCGATCAAAGAAGAGGCCTGAAGGTGCATCATTTGGAAGCAATGCTAACCTTACTGGACTCGCAGCGCCTTCTTCAGGCTGTAAAATACCGGTGTTGAAGTTTATCTCTGTCTTCACAAATCCAGGGCATACACAGTTGATGATAAAGTTGGGGTACTTCTTTGCTAGTACCCTTGTGAAGGCATTAAGGGCTGCTTTTGAGACAGTATATGGGGACAAAAAACTAGGCCAGCCTTTGGTTTCCAATGAACCTTCTTTGAAATCTTTCAGAAACTCTCTTATCACTTCATCAATTTTATCTTCTGTGAGA is a window from the Cannabis sativa cultivar Pink pepper isolate KNU-18-1 chromosome 1, ASM2916894v1, whole genome shotgun sequence genome containing:
- the LOC115704490 gene encoding (+)-neomenthol dehydrogenase-like, with the translated sequence MTKSSNTITKYSFCLYKKRFESRWIESVVEQSFDKNIGTMEEAEQKRYAVVTGSNKGIGFGTVKELTSNGIVVVLTARDEKRGVEAVEKLAEAGLSQLVVFHQLDVTDPSSISALTDFVKTKFGKLDILVNNAGLPGGKLNPEAFHASDVEKIGADIKSWSKLMTETYELTTECVKTNFYGAKAVTEALLPLLQLSDSPRIVNVSSYVGKLTFIPNEWAKGVLSDVENLTEDKIDQVLSQFTKDCKEDSLESKGWPTCFSSYVVSKACLNAYTRIVAKKYPNFCVNCICPGYVKTDINCNSGVLTVEEASQSVVSLALLPNAGPTSLFFHRHEVIPF